In Gossypium hirsutum isolate 1008001.06 chromosome D06, Gossypium_hirsutum_v2.1, whole genome shotgun sequence, one genomic interval encodes:
- the LOC121218668 gene encoding uncharacterized protein — protein MVPNRWLGVGSRMWNSRYYDPSVADARFPLAGQNQSFCPVNEQAASHGYLPPLPLQESQADGNNRLNRAIQRKVLLAYIQCKNSAAVSGNDAPACFANYLHSTVCCRYACRCTKFFSLASHYDGCHDARCDICNTVGYSAVVDTFHPDFEHVEGGSGDSGQPTYGSSEAMQPLPKRLKLENPTAPVSYNSEEGVELLPKVLDDWTIANRMGMNMELNTEFLPYPTEDSTSAKEMSAPVSYNSEVGVELLPKVLDDSTIANRIGMNMELNTELLPYPTEDSTSAKEMTAPVFYNSEVGVELLPKVLDDSTIANRMGMNMELNTEFLTYPTEDSTSAKEMNIELLPKPSEDSTGPKEMEEWSMEWISKLIEDSSNAKEMAESFPGPPEVAIAGYKVVETDGVGSHREEDIGFINVIDNARGHFNNALPSFSEELAAGCEEGET, from the coding sequence ATGGTTCCTAATAGATGGCTTGGCGTGGGATCGAGAATGTGGAATTCGAGATATTATGACCCATCCGTGGCTGATGCTAGATTTCCTTTGGCCGGACAGAATCAATCATTTTGTCCCGTAAATGAACAAGCTGCGAGTCATGGTTATCTTCCTCCGCTTCCTTTACAAGAATCGCAGGCAGATGGTAATAATCGGTTGAATCGAGCTATCCAACGGAAGGTTTTACTTGCTTATATCCAGTGCAAGAATTCAGCGGCAGTTTCGGGGAATGACGCTCCGGCTTGTTTTGCGAACTATTTGCATTCGACTGTCTGCTGTCGATATGCCTGTAGATGCACCAAATTCTTCTCACTTGCATCCCATTATGACGGCTGTCATGATGCTAGATGTGACATTTGCAACACTGTTGGGTATAGTGCTGTCGTCGATACATTCCATCCTGACTTTGAACATGTAGAAGGAGGTAGTGGAGACTCTGGCCAGCCCACATATGGTAGTTCAGAAGCCATGCAACCTTTGCCGAAGCGTTTGAAGCTGGAAAACCCTACTGCTCCTGTATCTTATAATTCTGAGGAGGGAGTTGAATTGCTACCAAAGGTTTTAGATGATTGGACCATTGCCAACAGGATGGGTATGAATATGGAGCTGAACACTGAATTCCTACCATATCCTACAGAAGATTCTACAAGTGCTAAAGAAATGAGTGCTCCTGTATCTTATAATTCTGAGGTGGGAGTTGAATTGCTACCAAAGGTTTTAGATGATTCGACTATTGCCAACAGGATCGGTATGAATATGGAGCTGAACACTGAATTGCTACCATATCCTACAGAAGATTCTACAAGTGCTAAAGAGATGACTGCTCCTGTATTTTATAATTCTGAGGTGGGAGTTGAATTGCTACCAAAGGTTTTAGATGATTCGACTATTGCCAACAGGATGGGAATGAATATGGAGCTGAACACTGAATTCCTAACATATCCTACAGAAGATTCTACAAGTGCTAAAGAGATGAACATTGAATTGTTACCAAAGCCTAGTGAAGATTCTACAGGTCCTAAAGAGATGGAGGAGTGGAGCATGGAATGGATATCAAAGCTTATAGAAGATTCTTCAAATGCTAAAGAGATGGCAGAAAGTTTTCCTGGTCCTCCAGAGGTGGCTATCGCTGGTTATAAAGTGGTGGAAACTGATGGTGTTGGCAGTCATAGAGAAGAGGATATCGGCTTCATAAATGTTATTGATAATGCAAGAGGCCACTTCAACAATGCTTTGCCCAGCTTCTCTGAAGAACTTGCAGCTGGTTGTGAAGAGGGAGAAACATGA